The following is a genomic window from Candidatus Obscuribacter sp..
TTGGCAGACGTCTCTGGCGACATATGCAGCGGACGACAAGGTCCTGACCATGACCAGCCCTCAGGGGTTTGTCACGACGATTGACTATGACAGTCTGAGGCGTTTGTGGAAGACAACCGACCCGCTGAGCCGTGTTGTCACCAGAGCCTATGACGACGCCAATCGCATCTCGACGATAACCAATCCGGCAAGCATTGTGGAGGTGACGTACACCTACACGGACAACGGCAAGCTGGCGAGTCTCAAGGATGCGCGCAACAACACGACGACGTACACATTTGATGGACATGACCGGGCAGACAAGACGACTTATCCCGATGCCACCTATGAGCAGGTGACAAGCCGCGATGGCAACAGCAACCCGCTCACAGTGCGGACTCGCTCTGCTGCCACCGTTACTTTGACTTTTGATGAGCTGAATCGAGTCAAGACAAAAGCTCCGAGCGGTCAGCCGACGGTGACGACGGTTTACGATATTGCCGGTAGGGTGACAACGGTAAGCACTCCGGTTGTGGCTGGTGACCTGAGCTCTGGGACATTTACCAATTTCTATGACACGGCGGGTCGATTCTTCAAGGAGCAGTATCCTGATGGTTTGAATGTCACTCATGTTCTCGATGCAAAATGGTAACGTCACCAAAACGACGTACCCAGACGGCTACTTCGTAGACCGAGTCTATGACGAACTCAATCGGTTGACTGACATCAAGCTCAATGGCGCAGGTACTAGTGCTGTCAATTTCCAATATGACGCTCTGTCCAGGCGGACAAAGCTGACCTACGAAAACGGCTGCACCACAACCTATGGCTTTGAGTTGGATAATGACCTGAATGGTCAGCAGCACAACTTCGTGGGGTCCAATGTGGGCTTTCAGTATGCGTTTGACAATGCCAGTCAGATGGTGACTCAGCGCACGACCGACCCGGCAAACTTCCGCTGGACGCCAGGTGCTCCGGCGACTGTCTCGTATGGCACAGCTAACAACATCAACCAGTATCCGACAGTTGGAGGCACTGGATACACATACAGTACCGACGGCAATTTGACCAATGACGGCACTTTCAAATACGAGTTTAACACCGAGAGGATGATGACTCGTGTGAGAAATGCCGGAACCAATGCCATCATCTCCGACTATCTCTATGACCCTGCTTTGAGGCAGAGACAGAAGAATGTCGGTGGTACGAAGACGAACTTCTATTACTCAGGCTGGCAACGACTCGCCGATTACGACGCGACTGCTGGTACTCCTGGCACGTTGCTTAACCGCTATGTCTACGGTACTGGGCTCGATGAAGTCCTGATCCAGATCACCAGTGGCGGTACCAAGACTTATTATCACGGCAATCACCAGGGCTCAGTTGTTGCGACAACAAACAGCTCAGGTGCTGTGGTCAACCGATACAAGTACAGCCCGTATGGCGAATCGCCGAGCGTGAGTGGTACCACTCATGGTTATACCGGGCAGAGGTTTGACAGTGAAACGGGCTTGTATTACTACAAAATGCGTTACTACTCACCGAAGCTTGGAAGGTTCTTGCAGGCTGATCCGATAGGGTATGGCGATGGGATGAATATGTATAACTATGTTGGTAATTCGCCGCTGAATATGACCGATGCGCTTGGATTGGCCGGAGGAGGAAGTGGCGGTTCCGGTGGAGGTGGATCTGGAGGAGGTAGCGTCGGTTGGTCTGGTGGTGCAAGCTTTGGGAATGAGGTATATGGAGATTTGTCTGGCGGGTTCAATAATCCTGCCATTTACGCCACTGATTGGCAGACAAATACAATCGCTCAGGGATATGTAAATGAAGAATTTTTCGAAGGCAAATCTGGACAAGTGCTAATGACAATGCGTACCTATGGAAGGCGTTTTGGTGATCCCATTGTTGATAGTAAGGTCTTTCTTGCGGCAAACTCATTTGATTACATCAAAGGCACCGTGGGTTGGCAATTAGCCAATATCCCAGCCGGATATCGGATGATTGTAACAAGGTTGTTGGCGTTAGATTTTGAGCAGAAGCTGGACACGAAGCATTTTGAGAGAGGAGGTTATTTCGCTGGAAACA
Proteins encoded in this region:
- a CDS encoding RHS repeat-associated core domain-containing protein, with amino-acid sequence MSLMFSMQNGNVTKTTYPDGYFVDRVYDELNRLTDIKLNGAGTSAVNFQYDALSRRTKLTYENGCTTTYGFELDNDLNGQQHNFVGSNVGFQYAFDNASQMVTQRTTDPANFRWTPGAPATVSYGTANNINQYPTVGGTGYTYSTDGNLTNDGTFKYEFNTERMMTRVRNAGTNAIISDYLYDPALRQRQKNVGGTKTNFYYSGWQRLADYDATAGTPGTLLNRYVYGTGLDEVLIQITSGGTKTYYHGNHQGSVVATTNSSGAVVNRYKYSPYGESPSVSGTTHGYTGQRFDSETGLYYYKMRYYSPKLGRFLQADPIGYGDGMNMYNYVGNSPLNMTDALGLAGGGSGGSGGGGSGGGSVGWSGGASFGNEVYGDLSGGFNNPAIYATDWQTNTIAQGYVNEEFFEGKSGQVLMTMRTYGRRFGDPIVDSKVFLAANSFDYIKGTVGWQLANIPAGYRMIVTRLLALDFEQKLDTKHFERGGYFAGNNWVQGTDSKKDQVNMPGIQAVTQPLNVLMTHSVAPVLDRLNTGFHLTNDRQDLGQNKGAILWTINSYGTIFRYDPFRDSTTYWTLNAATKIYDAPQTNPYFMR